The proteins below are encoded in one region of Methylophilales bacterium:
- the pgeF gene encoding peptidoglycan editing factor PgeF, whose translation MLNTIDNINVFEPEWDVPKNIFALQTIRNSDSGKEPLKKNKTKPLTNFGLEFINKKAIRLNQSHSNIPIELPSDERDADASYTTQNKVICSIRTADCMPLLVTDEEGSFVAAIHAGWRGLTSGIIENTLKKINVKGKFIVWIGPHISQDFFEVGAEVRNIFLENDPFSAEAFKNGANGKYFLSMLKVAELKLFYLGVEKIYITKNFCTYKNANNYYSYRRDASKERMTSLAWIEE comes from the coding sequence ATGCTTAATACTATAGATAACATAAATGTATTTGAGCCCGAATGGGATGTCCCCAAAAATATTTTCGCCTTACAAACAATAAGAAATTCTGACTCCGGTAAGGAGCCCTTAAAAAAAAATAAAACAAAACCATTAACTAATTTTGGTCTTGAATTTATTAATAAAAAGGCAATACGGTTAAATCAATCACATAGCAATATTCCTATTGAGTTACCATCTGATGAACGAGATGCTGATGCTTCATACACAACACAGAACAAAGTGATCTGCTCAATAAGAACAGCTGACTGTATGCCCTTATTGGTTACAGATGAAGAGGGAAGTTTTGTTGCTGCTATTCACGCAGGCTGGCGAGGACTGACATCTGGAATTATTGAAAATACCTTAAAAAAAATTAATGTAAAAGGCAAATTTATAGTTTGGATTGGTCCGCATATTAGCCAAGATTTTTTTGAGGTAGGTGCTGAAGTAAGAAATATTTTTTTGGAAAATGACCCATTTTCCGCAGAGGCATTTAAAAATGGAGCTAACGGGAAATATTTTCTTTCTATGCTCAAAGTAGCTGAGCTTAAGTTATTTTACTTAGGTGTAGAAAAAATATACATTACGAAAAATTTTTGCACTTACAAAAATGCTAATAATTATTACTCATATCGCAGAGATGCTTCCAAAGAGAGGATGACCTCCTTAGCATGGATAGAAGAATAA